Proteins encoded by one window of Cylindrospermum stagnale PCC 7417:
- a CDS encoding ribulose bisphosphate carboxylase small subunit — protein MQTLPKERRYETLSYLPPLSDAQIAKQIQYILNQGYIPAIEFNETSEPTELYWTMWKLPLFGAKSTQEVLGEVQGCRSQFNNCYIRVVGFDNIKQCQVLSFLVHKPNKY, from the coding sequence ATGCAAACTTTACCAAAAGAGCGTCGTTACGAAACCCTATCTTATCTGCCCCCCCTGTCTGACGCTCAAATTGCCAAGCAGATTCAGTACATTTTGAATCAAGGTTACATTCCAGCAATTGAGTTCAATGAAACTTCTGAACCAACAGAATTATATTGGACAATGTGGAAGCTACCTTTGTTCGGCGCTAAATCTACTCAAGAAGTATTGGGCGAAGTTCAAGGATGCCGTTCTCAATTCAACAACTGCTATATCCGCGTTGTGGGTTTTGACAACATCAAGCAGTGCCAAGTTCTCAGCTTCCTTGTTCACAAACCCAACAAATACTAA
- the rcbX gene encoding RuBisCO chaperone RbcX: MNLKQIAKDTAKTLQSYLTYQALRTVLAQLDETNPPLALWLHNFSAGKVQDGEAYIDELFREKSDLALRIMTVREHIAAEVTDFLPEMVRTGIQQANMEQRRQHLERVTQINLSNPSPESEQQTISNPNLDNLSN, translated from the coding sequence ATGAATCTAAAGCAAATTGCGAAGGACACAGCCAAGACTCTCCAAAGCTACTTGACTTATCAGGCGCTAAGGACGGTACTGGCACAACTAGACGAAACAAATCCTCCATTAGCGCTTTGGCTGCATAACTTTTCTGCTGGCAAAGTCCAGGATGGAGAGGCTTATATTGACGAACTGTTTCGAGAAAAGTCAGATTTGGCATTGCGGATTATGACTGTCAGGGAGCACATAGCGGCGGAAGTTACTGATTTCTTACCGGAAATGGTTCGCACTGGCATTCAGCAAGCCAATATGGAACAACGTCGCCAGCATCTAGAACGGGTCACGCAAATTAATTTGTCAAACCCCAGTCCAGAATCAGAACAGCAGACAATCTCAAACCCGAATTTGGATAACTTATCCAATTAG
- a CDS encoding form I ribulose bisphosphate carboxylase large subunit, which yields MSYAQTKTQSKTGYQAGVKDYRLTYYTPDYTPKDTDLLAAFRMTPQPGVPPEEAGAAVAAESSTGTWTTVWTDLLTDLDRYKGRCYDIEPVPGEDNQYICYVAYPLDLFEEGSVTNVLTSIVGNVFGFKALRALRLEDIRFPVAYIKTFQGPPHGIQVERDKLNKYGRPLLGCTIKPKLGLSAKNYGRAVYECLRGGLDFTKDDENINSAPFQRWRDRFLFVSEAINKAQAETGEIKGHYLNVTAPTCEQMLQRAEFAKELKQPIIMHDYLTAGFTANTTLARWCRDNGILLHIHRAMHAVIDRQKNHGIHFRVLAKALRLSGGDHIHTGTVVGKLEGERGITMGFVDLLRENYIEQDKSRGIYFTQDWASLPGVMAVASGGIHVWHMPALVEIFGDDSVLQFGGGTLGHPWGNAPGATANRVALEAVVQARNEGRNLAREGNDIIREAAKWSPELAVACELWKEIKFEFEAMDTV from the coding sequence ATGTCTTACGCTCAAACGAAGACTCAGTCAAAAACTGGGTATCAAGCCGGGGTTAAAGATTACAGACTAACTTATTACACACCTGATTACACTCCTAAAGATACAGACCTTCTAGCAGCATTCCGGATGACACCCCAGCCAGGGGTTCCCCCCGAAGAAGCTGGTGCGGCTGTAGCGGCTGAGTCTTCCACCGGTACATGGACAACAGTGTGGACAGACTTGCTGACCGACCTAGATCGCTATAAAGGTCGTTGCTACGACATCGAACCAGTTCCCGGCGAAGACAACCAGTATATTTGCTACGTTGCCTATCCTTTGGATCTGTTTGAAGAAGGCTCTGTAACCAACGTATTGACCTCCATTGTCGGTAACGTGTTTGGTTTCAAAGCTTTGCGGGCATTGCGTTTGGAAGACATCCGCTTTCCAGTAGCTTACATCAAGACTTTCCAAGGGCCTCCTCACGGTATCCAAGTTGAGCGCGACAAGTTAAACAAATACGGTCGTCCTTTACTGGGTTGTACAATTAAGCCGAAATTGGGTCTGTCAGCTAAGAACTACGGACGCGCTGTATACGAGTGCTTACGCGGTGGTTTGGACTTCACCAAAGACGATGAAAACATCAACTCCGCACCATTCCAAAGATGGCGCGATCGCTTCTTGTTCGTTTCTGAAGCGATCAACAAAGCCCAAGCAGAAACCGGTGAAATCAAAGGTCACTACCTGAACGTCACCGCCCCCACCTGCGAACAAATGTTGCAACGGGCTGAGTTCGCTAAAGAACTCAAACAGCCCATCATCATGCATGACTACCTCACCGCAGGCTTCACCGCCAACACCACATTGGCTCGTTGGTGCCGCGATAACGGTATCCTGCTGCACATTCACCGTGCTATGCACGCTGTAATCGACCGTCAAAAAAACCACGGTATCCACTTCCGTGTATTGGCTAAAGCCCTACGCTTGTCTGGTGGTGACCACATCCACACCGGTACCGTAGTTGGTAAGTTGGAAGGCGAACGCGGCATCACAATGGGCTTCGTTGACCTGTTGCGTGAAAACTACATTGAGCAAGACAAGTCTCGCGGTATCTACTTTACCCAAGACTGGGCTTCTCTACCCGGCGTAATGGCAGTTGCTTCTGGTGGTATCCACGTATGGCACATGCCCGCGTTGGTAGAAATCTTTGGTGATGACTCCGTACTACAATTCGGTGGTGGTACTCTTGGTCACCCTTGGGGTAACGCTCCTGGTGCTACCGCTAACCGCGTCGCCTTGGAAGCAGTTGTTCAAGCTCGTAACGAAGGCCGTAACTTGGCTCGTGAAGGTAACGATATCATCCGCGAAGCTGCCAAGTGGTCTCCTGAATTGGCTGTTGCTTGCGAACTTTGGAAAGAAATCAAGTTCGAGTTTGAAGCAATGGATACCGTCTGA
- a CDS encoding ligand-binding sensor domain-containing protein codes for MGNVSKGNITVVLFHRRTSFLISSFLLGLIALPSMELPTTAQKTPGMNPASSTPTYPAAPPPPQVVPLPNQRGVQEREIETDYRVSNLLGDFTGNLWVGSWRGLSRIDPNTGKIVARVSLPNIAIGALAQDKVGRLWVGNYEGLTRVDPRTNEITAQNLLLPSKRVLSLLLDKRGYLWTGTDNGLALISPDQGLTMTTVKNLPGVSANALTLDAEGQLWVGTLEGLVRVNTANALIMKRIADLPGATVQALAISPEGLIWAGMPNNLLVINPKNGIVLRSVTRLRGSNVTSVRFAKDNSVWVGTSNGLLRLNPNTGAVLDEVAGLPSSRVLAVAPDIGNKLWVGTSEGLAWVMPNMGRAKTHLAFSRAVK; via the coding sequence ATGGGTAATGTCTCCAAAGGAAATATAACCGTGGTATTGTTTCACAGGCGTACTAGTTTTTTGATTTCTTCTTTCCTGCTGGGGTTGATAGCGTTGCCAAGTATGGAATTGCCGACAACAGCACAAAAAACCCCTGGCATGAATCCAGCTAGTTCTACCCCTACTTATCCAGCGGCTCCACCGCCACCGCAAGTAGTCCCCTTACCTAATCAGCGGGGAGTGCAAGAGAGGGAAATTGAAACTGATTACCGTGTAAGCAATTTGCTAGGAGATTTTACAGGCAATCTTTGGGTAGGGTCTTGGCGGGGATTATCGCGGATTGACCCGAATACTGGGAAAATTGTGGCTCGCGTTAGCTTACCGAATATTGCTATTGGTGCATTAGCCCAAGATAAAGTAGGGCGTTTGTGGGTGGGAAATTATGAGGGATTGACAAGAGTAGACCCGCGCACTAATGAAATCACTGCACAAAATTTATTGTTGCCTTCTAAACGGGTATTGTCATTATTGCTTGACAAGCGGGGTTATTTATGGACGGGAACTGATAACGGTTTAGCTTTAATTAGTCCCGACCAAGGCTTGACGATGACGACAGTCAAAAATCTGCCTGGTGTCAGCGCCAATGCCCTGACTTTAGATGCTGAAGGTCAACTCTGGGTTGGTACTCTTGAGGGATTGGTGCGAGTAAACACTGCCAATGCTTTGATCATGAAGCGAATCGCTGATTTACCTGGGGCGACTGTGCAAGCTCTCGCTATCAGCCCCGAAGGATTAATTTGGGCAGGGATGCCGAATAATTTGCTTGTAATTAACCCGAAAAATGGAATTGTACTGCGGTCTGTAACTCGCCTGCGTGGAAGTAATGTAACATCAGTCCGTTTTGCCAAAGATAATAGTGTCTGGGTTGGTACTAGCAATGGTTTGTTACGATTGAATCCAAACACAGGAGCTGTATTAGACGAAGTTGCTGGACTTCCTTCTAGTCGAGTGCTAGCTGTTGCACCTGACATTGGCAATAAATTGTGGGTCGGTACCAGCGAAGGTCTGGCTTGGGTAATGCCGAATATGGGCAGAGCAAAAACCCATCTTGCTTTTAGTCGGGCTGTTAAGTAA
- the panB gene encoding 3-methyl-2-oxobutanoate hydroxymethyltransferase → MAVTTQQLIQWKQQGRAIVALTAWDYAIAQILDAAGVDLILVGDSMAVVLGYETTLPITLEEMLHHAKAVRRAVKRALVVVDLPFLTYQESVQQAMHSAGRVLKETGAQAVKLEGGHPAMLETVERLVQAGIPVMGHVGLTPQSVHQLGLRQQGKTQEASLRILNEAIALEQAGVFSIVLEHIPAELALQITLKLRIPTIGIGAGSDCDGQVLVTSDLLGLTEKQPPFAKVYTNLRETITKAVQDYAVEVKERKFPE, encoded by the coding sequence ATGGCAGTTACCACCCAGCAATTAATTCAATGGAAACAGCAGGGACGTGCAATTGTCGCCTTGACTGCCTGGGATTATGCGATCGCACAAATCCTCGACGCTGCTGGTGTAGACTTAATCCTCGTGGGGGATTCTATGGCAGTAGTGCTGGGGTATGAAACCACGCTGCCAATTACTCTCGAAGAGATGCTGCACCATGCCAAAGCTGTGCGCCGTGCAGTGAAACGCGCTTTAGTCGTCGTAGATTTACCATTTTTGACTTATCAAGAAAGTGTCCAACAAGCGATGCACTCGGCTGGGCGGGTGTTGAAGGAAACCGGGGCCCAGGCGGTAAAGTTAGAGGGTGGACATCCCGCAATGTTAGAAACCGTGGAGCGGTTGGTGCAAGCGGGAATTCCGGTGATGGGTCATGTTGGTTTGACACCCCAATCAGTCCATCAACTGGGTTTGCGACAACAGGGAAAAACTCAGGAAGCGTCTCTGAGGATTTTAAATGAAGCGATCGCTTTAGAACAAGCCGGTGTATTTTCCATAGTATTAGAGCATATCCCCGCTGAGTTGGCATTGCAGATAACTCTAAAACTCCGTATTCCCACTATTGGGATTGGTGCAGGCTCCGACTGTGATGGTCAGGTTTTAGTTACTTCTGATTTACTCGGACTGACAGAAAAGCAGCCACCCTTTGCCAAAGTTTATACAAATCTGCGAGAGACAATTACCAAAGCCGTCCAGGACTATGCTGTGGAAGTAAAAGAGCGCAAATTCCCAGAATAG
- a CDS encoding Uma2 family endonuclease codes for MVLQTHPIQKEPIVTWEALPADFILPDDPVENIQQPPLAAALTDALGATGRIQPQMLIGSNFGLVATVNKKIIVKAPDWFYVPQVQPVAANVVRRSYTPNLEGTPVAVVMEFLSDTEGGELSVRSTPPYGKLYFYEQVLKVPTYVTYDPYEPSLEVRHELNGQYTLQLADSNGRFWIPELELFLGIWQGERLCQTINWLRWWDKEGNLLLWSNEQAEQERQRAEQEHQRAEQERQRAEVLAAKLRELGVDPELL; via the coding sequence ATGGTTCTACAAACTCACCCCATCCAAAAAGAACCAATTGTCACTTGGGAAGCACTCCCGGCCGACTTTATTTTACCTGATGACCCAGTGGAAAATATTCAGCAACCGCCTCTGGCGGCGGCACTCACCGATGCTTTGGGAGCTACAGGACGCATTCAACCGCAGATGCTGATTGGCTCTAATTTTGGACTTGTCGCCACAGTTAACAAAAAAATTATCGTCAAAGCTCCCGACTGGTTTTATGTGCCTCAAGTACAGCCTGTAGCCGCTAATGTGGTGCGTCGGAGTTATACCCCAAACTTAGAAGGCACACCTGTTGCTGTGGTGATGGAATTTCTGTCAGATACAGAAGGTGGAGAACTCTCAGTTCGTTCCACTCCGCCTTATGGTAAGCTCTATTTCTACGAACAGGTTCTCAAGGTTCCTACTTACGTTACCTATGACCCCTATGAACCAAGTTTGGAAGTGCGACACGAGCTTAATGGACAATATACTTTGCAACTAGCAGACAGCAATGGACGTTTTTGGATTCCTGAATTAGAGCTATTTCTGGGAATTTGGCAAGGTGAAAGATTGTGTCAAACTATAAATTGGTTGCGGTGGTGGGATAAGGAAGGCAATTTGCTGTTGTGGAGTAACGAACAAGCAGAGCAAGAACGCCAACGTGCCGAACAAGAACACCAACGCGCTGAACAAGAACGCCAACGCGCTGAGGTATTAGCAGCTAAGTTACGCGAGCTAGGCGTTGATCCTGAATTGTTGTAA
- a CDS encoding DUF6887 family protein, giving the protein MSSPNFEQMTNRELRAYALAHRDELEPLRVLYSRRTPDSEATFYGPMATEDGVPIEENIRLAEKAIQKRAASDRQHDQEDLPRKKHQKKTSH; this is encoded by the coding sequence ATGTCCAGCCCGAATTTTGAACAAATGACAAACAGAGAACTCAGAGCTTATGCGCTTGCACATCGGGACGAGCTTGAACCTCTGCGTGTATTATACAGTCGTCGTACTCCAGACTCGGAAGCTACATTTTATGGGCCAATGGCGACAGAAGACGGTGTACCAATAGAAGAAAATATTAGGTTAGCTGAGAAGGCTATTCAGAAACGAGCCGCGTCAGACAGACAGCATGATCAAGAGGACTTACCAAGAAAAAAACATCAGAAAAAAACATCCCATTAG
- a CDS encoding DUF6888 family protein, whose translation MLLPSYIQLKIIYVTIEETAINPTVAQAITCLRVCQMLSNSYRNIELFRFDEQTKVVFIFAGEELQIDVLPDGAWRFN comes from the coding sequence TTGTTATTACCCAGTTACATACAGCTTAAGATAATTTATGTCACAATTGAGGAAACTGCTATTAATCCTACCGTTGCACAAGCCATAACCTGTCTTAGAGTCTGCCAGATGTTGTCTAACAGCTATAGAAACATCGAACTATTCCGTTTTGACGAACAAACGAAAGTTGTATTCATTTTCGCAGGTGAGGAGCTTCAGATTGATGTACTCCCTGATGGAGCTTGGAGGTTTAATTAG
- the serA gene encoding phosphoglycerate dehydrogenase, giving the protein MSKVLVSDTIDQAGIDILSQVATVDVKTNLKPAELVAIIGEYDALMIRSGTRVTQEIIEAGTQLKIIGRAGVGVDNVDVPAATRHGIVVVNSPEGNTIAAAEHALAMMLSLSRHIPDANASVKRGAWDRNSFIGAEVYKKTLGIVGLGKIGSHVAAVARTMGMKLLAYDPFISTDRAEQIGCQLVDLDLLFRQSDYITLHIPKTPETTHLINATTLAKMKPTARIINCARGGIIDETALAAAIKEGKIAGAALDVFESEPLGESDLRSLGKEVILTPHLGASTAEAQVNVAIDVAEQIRDVLLGLPARSAVNIPGLGPDVLEELKPYMQLAETLGNLVGQLAGGRVELLNVRLQGELATNKSQPLVVASLKGLLYQALRERVNYVNASIEAKERGIRVIETRDASARDYAGSLHLEATGTLGTHSVTGALLGEKEIHLTDVDGFPINVPPSKYMLFTLHRDMPGIIGKLGSLLGSFNVNIASMQVGRKIVRGDAVMALSIDDPLPDGILDEITKVPGIRDAYTVTL; this is encoded by the coding sequence ATGTCCAAGGTTCTTGTCTCCGATACTATTGACCAAGCTGGAATTGACATTCTTTCCCAAGTTGCCACAGTTGATGTCAAAACAAATTTAAAACCAGCAGAACTGGTGGCAATTATTGGTGAGTACGACGCGCTGATGATCCGTTCTGGTACTCGCGTCACTCAAGAAATTATTGAAGCTGGCACCCAATTAAAAATCATCGGTCGTGCTGGTGTGGGTGTGGATAATGTAGATGTGCCCGCTGCCACACGTCACGGAATTGTAGTCGTAAATTCTCCAGAGGGGAACACAATCGCTGCTGCTGAACACGCACTGGCGATGATGCTATCTTTGTCTCGTCATATTCCTGATGCTAACGCTTCAGTAAAACGCGGTGCATGGGATCGTAATAGTTTTATTGGTGCGGAAGTCTACAAAAAAACTCTCGGCATTGTTGGTTTAGGTAAAATTGGCTCCCATGTTGCGGCTGTAGCTAGGACGATGGGGATGAAACTGCTAGCTTATGATCCTTTTATCTCCACAGACCGGGCCGAACAGATTGGTTGTCAGTTAGTGGATTTAGATTTGCTCTTCCGGCAATCCGACTATATCACGCTACACATCCCCAAAACCCCGGAAACCACCCACTTAATCAACGCCACAACCTTGGCGAAGATGAAACCTACAGCCCGAATTATTAACTGCGCCCGTGGTGGCATCATTGATGAAACGGCTTTAGCAGCGGCGATTAAAGAGGGTAAAATAGCGGGTGCAGCCTTAGATGTGTTCGAGTCAGAACCACTGGGTGAATCTGATTTGCGATCGCTAGGTAAAGAAGTGATCCTCACCCCCCATTTGGGAGCCTCCACCGCAGAAGCCCAAGTAAATGTAGCTATAGATGTCGCCGAACAAATTCGCGATGTCCTTTTGGGACTACCAGCGCGTTCAGCCGTCAACATTCCTGGACTCGGCCCCGATGTGTTGGAAGAACTCAAACCCTATATGCAGTTAGCAGAAACCTTGGGTAACTTGGTAGGCCAACTGGCTGGCGGACGGGTAGAATTACTTAATGTCCGACTGCAAGGTGAACTAGCAACCAACAAGAGCCAGCCTTTGGTAGTAGCATCCCTCAAAGGACTACTTTACCAAGCCCTGCGGGAACGGGTAAATTATGTCAATGCCAGCATAGAAGCTAAAGAAAGGGGAATTCGGGTAATTGAAACGCGGGATGCCTCCGCTCGCGATTATGCCGGCTCGTTGCATCTGGAAGCTACAGGGACTTTGGGTACTCACTCTGTCACTGGTGCTTTGTTGGGTGAAAAAGAAATCCACCTCACTGACGTTGATGGTTTCCCGATTAATGTCCCCCCCAGCAAATATATGCTGTTCACCCTGCACCGCGATATGCCAGGAATTATTGGCAAACTCGGTTCCCTACTCGGCAGTTTCAATGTGAATATTGCCAGTATGCAGGTAGGTCGCAAAATCGTCCGTGGTGATGCGGTAATGGCTCTGAGTATAGATGACCCTTTACCCGATGGTATTTTGGATGAAATTACTAAAGTACCTGGGATTCGGGATGCGTATACAGTAACACTTTAA
- the prmA gene encoding 50S ribosomal protein L11 methyltransferase: MANTWWELKILCEPDLEDSIFWRLEDFGCRGTASETKGNSFFVKGYLPRFQAQLLDLAALSLRLRQDALCVGRLSPALHWHLIDEEDWSSSWKQYWQPQEVGDRFLINPAWLPLPESLERLVIRLDPGVAFGTGTHATTQLCLESLEMRLSQVPQSFVDRGEKPERLVIADIGCGSGILSIGALLLGAEKVYAIDTDPLAVQSTCSNRALNDINPERLVAIEGSVEILQQLIDKPVDGIVCNILADVIIELVPEMSAIVKLTTWAIFSGILLEQSKAVADALEQNGWVVATLWKRKEWCCLNARRS; the protein is encoded by the coding sequence ATGGCAAACACCTGGTGGGAACTCAAGATTTTATGTGAGCCAGACCTAGAAGATTCTATCTTTTGGCGACTGGAGGACTTTGGCTGCCGTGGTACAGCTAGTGAAACCAAAGGTAATTCCTTCTTTGTAAAGGGATATCTACCAAGATTTCAAGCACAGCTACTAGATTTAGCGGCCCTGTCCCTGCGGCTGCGTCAAGACGCCCTTTGTGTAGGACGGTTATCTCCTGCCCTACACTGGCACTTGATTGATGAAGAAGATTGGTCTAGTAGTTGGAAACAATACTGGCAACCTCAAGAAGTAGGCGATCGCTTCCTGATTAACCCCGCATGGCTACCATTACCAGAATCCTTAGAACGGCTGGTGATTCGGCTTGATCCTGGTGTAGCCTTTGGTACAGGCACTCATGCCACAACCCAGCTGTGTTTGGAATCTCTGGAAATGAGGCTGAGTCAAGTTCCTCAATCTTTCGTTGATAGAGGAGAAAAACCCGAACGTCTGGTAATTGCTGATATTGGCTGTGGTTCCGGTATTCTTTCGATTGGGGCGTTGCTATTGGGAGCGGAGAAAGTTTATGCAATCGATACTGACCCTTTGGCGGTGCAATCAACTTGCAGCAATCGCGCACTCAACGATATTAACCCAGAACGCTTGGTGGCGATTGAGGGGAGTGTAGAGATTTTGCAGCAGCTGATTGACAAACCAGTGGATGGCATCGTCTGCAATATTTTAGCTGATGTGATTATTGAGTTAGTTCCAGAAATGAGTGCGATCGTCAAACTCACCACTTGGGCTATTTTCAGTGGCATTTTGCTAGAACAATCTAAAGCTGTTGCTGATGCCTTAGAGCAAAATGGCTGGGTTGTTGCTACCCTGTGGAAAAGGAAAGAATGGTGTTGCTTGAACGCACGACGCTCTTAA
- the trxA gene encoding thioredoxin codes for MTTKKQFNSFEEMLSGSDVPVLVDFYADWCGPCQMMVPILEKVNNQLKDRLRIVKIDTEKYTELASQYQISALPTLVLFKQGQPVERIEGVVQAEQLVQHLKTLI; via the coding sequence ATGACAACTAAAAAGCAATTCAACAGCTTTGAAGAGATGCTGTCTGGTTCTGATGTACCTGTGTTAGTAGATTTCTATGCTGACTGGTGTGGTCCCTGTCAGATGATGGTGCCAATTTTAGAGAAAGTCAATAATCAACTGAAAGACCGTTTGCGTATTGTCAAAATAGACACTGAAAAGTACACGGAGTTGGCAAGTCAATATCAGATTTCTGCGTTACCAACCTTAGTACTGTTTAAGCAAGGTCAGCCAGTGGAGCGAATTGAAGGTGTAGTGCAAGCAGAGCAGTTGGTGCAACATCTAAAAACGCTCATTTAA
- the fabG gene encoding 3-oxoacyl-[acyl-carrier-protein] reductase: MELMPENLQSLQNQVAIITGASRGIGRAIALELATQGAKVVINYAQSSAAADKVVEEITAAGGIAIALQADVSQVDQVDALVKLVTDKFKRIDILVNNAGIARDALLLRMKLEEWKAVIDLNLTGVFLCTKAVSKIMLKQRSGRIINIASVAGQMGNPGQANYSAAKAGVIGFTKTVAKELASRGITANAVAPGFITTDMTNDLKADEILNYIPLGRYGTPEEIAGMVRFLAADPAAAYITGQVFNVDGGMVMA; encoded by the coding sequence ATGGAACTGATGCCAGAAAATTTGCAAAGCTTACAAAACCAAGTTGCAATTATTACAGGAGCTTCGCGGGGGATTGGGCGAGCGATCGCATTAGAATTAGCCACACAAGGGGCAAAGGTAGTTATAAATTATGCCCAATCTAGCGCTGCTGCTGACAAAGTAGTAGAAGAAATTACGGCAGCAGGAGGAATTGCGATCGCCCTGCAAGCTGACGTTTCCCAAGTCGATCAAGTAGACGCACTTGTGAAGCTCGTTACCGACAAGTTCAAGCGCATCGATATCTTAGTCAATAATGCTGGTATTGCCCGCGACGCACTGCTTTTGCGAATGAAACTGGAAGAATGGAAAGCAGTCATAGACCTAAATCTGACTGGTGTGTTCTTATGTACAAAAGCTGTCAGTAAAATTATGCTTAAGCAACGTTCTGGGCGAATTATCAACATTGCCTCCGTTGCTGGACAAATGGGTAATCCCGGTCAGGCAAACTACAGCGCCGCCAAAGCAGGGGTTATCGGCTTTACCAAAACCGTCGCCAAAGAACTTGCCTCCCGTGGGATTACCGCGAACGCCGTCGCCCCTGGTTTCATCACCACCGACATGACAAATGATCTCAAAGCCGATGAGATTCTCAACTACATACCTCTAGGTCGCTACGGTACACCAGAAGAAATTGCTGGCATGGTACGCTTCCTCGCAGCTGATCCCGCAGCCGCCTATATCACCGGACAAGTCTTTAACGTTGATGGCGGCATGGTCATGGCCTAG
- a CDS encoding MraY family glycosyltransferase: MNLDNSLKSLGIANPSGTGWLAVVFTFLLAWLVTWRLMPTVRKFALRVGWADQPNARRLNREPLPNAGGLAIYAGVIAALVLASLLRPIELQSVLAQVLTILLGGSILVLVGFIDDQFGLPPSVRLWAQIITALLLVANGISIKVTFGTPIDSLLSMSLTVLWVVGITNAINLMDGMDGLAGGISFITAMSLLGVSAQFNNRAAATLVLAALGGAALGFLRHNFHPSRIIMGDAGAYFFGYVLAATSILGKLQQNTVYALVPTVLFLLLPVLDTTQVFVRRLMAGKNPLSTPGKDHLHHRLLAWGFSQRHAAFTLWSITLVCNLLAMRIQGMTLPVMLTCAMSIIIFLGFTVWQRIRQQS, from the coding sequence ATGAATCTAGACAACTCCCTTAAGTCCCTCGGTATTGCTAACCCTAGCGGCACCGGCTGGTTGGCGGTAGTATTTACGTTTCTCTTGGCTTGGCTTGTAACGTGGCGTTTAATGCCGACGGTACGCAAATTCGCTTTGCGGGTAGGTTGGGCTGACCAACCCAACGCGCGGCGACTCAACCGAGAACCTTTACCCAATGCAGGAGGTTTGGCTATCTATGCGGGAGTGATTGCCGCATTAGTACTAGCTAGCCTTTTACGACCGATCGAACTCCAAAGCGTATTAGCTCAGGTGCTGACGATTCTATTGGGGGGTTCGATATTAGTACTTGTGGGCTTTATCGATGATCAATTTGGCTTACCCCCCTCGGTTCGCTTATGGGCGCAGATAATCACAGCACTGTTGCTAGTTGCTAATGGCATTAGCATCAAAGTCACTTTTGGCACACCTATCGACTCGCTTCTATCAATGTCCTTGACAGTGTTGTGGGTAGTAGGAATTACCAACGCCATCAACTTGATGGACGGTATGGATGGTTTGGCAGGAGGAATCAGCTTTATTACCGCCATGAGTTTGTTAGGGGTTTCCGCCCAGTTTAATAATCGGGCAGCTGCGACTTTAGTTCTGGCAGCTTTAGGAGGAGCTGCACTGGGCTTTTTGCGCCACAACTTCCACCCCTCACGTATCATTATGGGTGATGCTGGAGCGTACTTTTTCGGCTATGTGCTGGCGGCAACTAGCATTTTAGGCAAACTCCAACAAAACACAGTCTATGCTCTTGTACCCACAGTTTTATTTCTGCTGTTGCCAGTGCTAGACACCACTCAGGTGTTTGTCCGGCGACTCATGGCAGGGAAAAACCCTCTTAGTACCCCAGGCAAAGACCACCTACACCACCGCTTGCTTGCTTGGGGATTCTCCCAACGCCATGCCGCCTTCACCCTTTGGTCAATTACCTTAGTTTGTAACTTGTTGGCAATGAGAATACAAGGTATGACTTTGCCAGTGATGCTGACCTGTGCCATGAGCATTATTATCTTTTTAGGTTTTACTGTCTGGCAAAGAATACGCCAACAGTCCTGA